The Desulfonatronum sp. SC1 genomic interval GTCAGCCGGAAAATCGAGCCAAGCATCTCCATGCCCATGCGGGCCGTGAAGTCCAGTGTCAGCAGATACAGGGCCGCTGGCAGCAGATACAGGGAGGCCCGGACCATTCCGGTGAACACGCCCTGCACCGCGTCCAGGACGTTGACCACGGACTGTCTGGCCTCGACGCGGCAACGGGTCAGCATGACTCCGAAAAACAGGGCGATGAACAGCACGGCCAGGGCCTGATTATGAACAACCGGAGCGAGCACGTTGCCGGGCACGATGGACTTGGCCATGTGCATCAACTGCTCGAATACATCCTGCCTGCCAGAGTGCTCCATGACCTCGGGCATGCTTTGGATCAGAACCTGCTGGGCAAGCGGTGAAAAATCCACGCCCGGACGGCCCCAGACTCCCAGGACCACGCCCAGGGTCGCGACCACCAGCAATGCACCGGGCAGGACCACAAGCAGCCGACGGACCAAAGCGGAATTGGTCCCGCCCACGAGCAGGCGGTAGATGCTGGTGACCACCGCGGTGATCATGATCGGCAGGACGCAGAGCTGCCAGAAGCGGATGAACAGTCCGGCCAGGGGGCCGGCAAACATGGCCGGAGATGGCAGCAGGCTTCCGGTAGCCCCGCCGAGGACCATGCCCAGGACCACGGCCCACGGACTCAGCAGCCAATGCTTGTCCCGTTCCCGACGGATCACCAGCAGCCAGAACAGGACGAAAGCCCCGGCATGCATGGCCGCCAGCAGCGGCCAAAGCGTATCGGCTTCCGGGAGGGCCGTCGGTTCCGGGTCAAGCGCAATGTCCTGCCCTGGCCGGACGTGCGCCGTTGGAACATGGTCCAGATAGCGTTCAAGC includes:
- a CDS encoding cation:dicarboxylase symporter family transporter, with product VPDRVHRLMVHQNPETDYKARAVPLLADPLVIAVHPGAPDLLRLVNDYLDVTEHQRETSLASLLERYLDHVPTAHVRPGQDIALDPEPTALPEADTLWPLLAAMHAGAFVLFWLLVIRRERDKHWLLSPWAVVLGMVLGGATGSLLPSPAMFAGPLAGLFIRFWQLCVLPIMITAVVTSIYRLLVGGTNSALVRRLLVVLPGALLVVATLGVVLGVWGRPGVDFSPLAQQVLIQSMPEVMEHSGRQDVFEQLMHMAKSIVPGNVLAPVVHNQALAVLFIALFFGVMLTRCRVEARQSVVNVLDAVQGVFTGMVRASLYLLPAALYLLTLDFTARMGMEMLGSIFRLT